In one Nicotiana tomentosiformis chromosome 6, ASM39032v3, whole genome shotgun sequence genomic region, the following are encoded:
- the LOC138893515 gene encoding uncharacterized protein — protein MAKAQMPRPPLPYPQRPSKKNGENQFKMFIDMMKILSINMPLVEALEKMPGYSKFMKDLVTKKRSMNCETIKMTHQVNAIVYSMALKFEDPSAFTIPCIIGSTDFSKALFDLGASINLMPYSVFKMLGIGQPRPTSMRLQMVDHTMKRPLGIIDDVLVRVDKFIIPMDFVILDCEVDNEVPIILGRPFLDTGKALVDVEASELTLRVVDEKVVFHVCKYMRQPKSY, from the coding sequence atgGCTAAGGCGcaaatgccaaggcctcctcttccataccctcaaaggccttccaagaaaaatggcgagaaccaattcaaaatgttcattgacatgatgaagatcTTATCTATTAAtatgccattggttgaggctttggagaaaatgcccggatattcaaagttcatgaaggatttggtgacaaagaagaggtcgatgaattgtgagactataaagatgactcatcaagtgaACGCAATTGTGTACTCAATGGCTCTTAAATTCGAAGATCccagtgctttcacaatcccttgcatcATTGGAAGCACTGACTTTTCCAAAGCTCTTTttgatctaggggcgagtatcaacttgatgccctactcggttTTCAAAAtgttggggattgggcaaccaagacccacttctatgaggctacaaatggtggatcatactatgaagagaccattgggtattattgatgatgtgttggttcgagttgataagttcatcATCCCGatggactttgtgattcttgattgtgaagtggacaatgaggtgcctattattttgggtagacctttccttgatacggggaaggctcttgttgatgtggaagccagcGAGCTCACCTTACGGGTGGTTGATGAAAAGgtagttttccatgtgtgcaaatatATGAGGCAACCGAAAAGCTATTAA
- the LOC138893516 gene encoding uncharacterized protein — MPWFADLANYLVSSIVPNEFSSNQRKKLKWDCLDYYWYELYLFQICTDGVIQRCVPEEEHVEILEACQSSPYGAQHGGARTAGKVLSCGFYCPTLYKDASDLVKHYDECQRADGISKKNDVPLTTILEIDIFDVWGIDFMGPFVSSCGNTYILVTVDYVSKWVEAISLPNNEARSVVAFLKKNIFTRFGTRRAIISDGGSHFCNKDFDTLLTKRSCHLSVELEHKAMWALKKLNLEWDITTNLRVAQLNKLDELRYHAYTSSSLYKEKMKYLDDKYIQDKEFKEGHLVLLFNSRLRMFRGKLKSKWSGLFAVVNVTPFGALDLKNKNDEVFRVNGHRVKHYLRKFDDGHVVALIHFKNECTLQELCSKKWLSVETVRTEQSCMPLEKATMVRSRGRGDTSIGRGEPS; from the exons atgccatggttcgccgacttagcaaattatcttgtgagcagtattgtaccgaatgagttctcttcaaaccaaaggaagaagctcaaatgggattgccttgactattattggtaTGAACTGTATCTCTTCCaaatttgtaccgatggtgtgattcaacgatgtgtgccggaggaagaaCATGTGGaaattcttgaagcttgccaatcttcaccatatggtgctcagcatggtggagcaagaacggcgggaaaagtgttgagttgtggattctattgccCTACCCTTTATAAGGACGCtagtgatctagtcaagcattatgatgaatgtcaaagggccgatggaatttctaagaaaaatgatgTGCCACTCACTACCATCTTGgaaattgacatttttgatgtgtggggaattgatttcatgggaccgttcgtaagctcttgtgggaacacatATATTTTGGTAACTGTggactatgtgtcaaagtgggttgaggccatttctctacccaacaatgaagctcgaagtgtggtggcatttttgaaaaagaatatctTTACAAGATTTGGCACTCGAAGGGCCATtataagtgatgggggatcgcacttttgcaacaaagattttgataccttactcaccaa GAGATCTTGTCACCtttcggtggaacttgagcacaaggctatgtgggcattgaagaaactaaatcttgagtgggataTCACtaccaacttaagggtggcacaattgaataaGCTTGATGAATTacggtaccatgcatatacaagttcttccttatataaggagaagatgaagtacctcgaTGACAAATACATTCAggacaaggagttcaaagaaggtcatcttgtgttattgttcaattctcggttacggatgtttcgaggaaagttgaagtctaagtggAGTGGTTTGTTTGCGGTTGTgaatgtgacaccctttggtgcattagacttgaagaataaaaatgatgaagtgtttagagttaatggtcaccgggtgaagcattatcttAGAAAatttgatgatggccacgtcgtggcattaattcatttcaa gaatgagtgtacTTTGCAGGAACTGTGCTCGAAAAAATGGCTAAGTGTTGAAACAGTGCGGACCGAACAATCTTGCATGCCACTGGAGAAAGCA acaatggttcgatcaagAGGTCGTGGTGATACTTCTATagggaggggtgaaccctccTGA